One Actinospica robiniae DSM 44927 genomic region harbors:
- a CDS encoding secondary thiamine-phosphate synthase enzyme YjbQ, with protein MANFSTKVVPVRTGRTETVYDLTRTCEAFLDEVAERGDGLLNIFVPHATAGVAILETGAGSDDDLLAALRDLLPADDRWRHRHGSAGHGRDHVLPAFVAPHATLPVIEGRMELGTWQSVVLVDTNRDNPDRQVRLSFLS; from the coding sequence ATGGCGAACTTCAGCACGAAGGTCGTGCCGGTGCGCACCGGCCGGACGGAGACCGTGTACGACCTCACCCGCACCTGCGAGGCCTTCCTCGACGAGGTCGCGGAGCGTGGCGACGGCCTGCTCAACATCTTCGTTCCGCACGCGACCGCCGGCGTGGCCATACTCGAGACCGGCGCCGGAAGCGACGACGACCTGCTCGCCGCCCTGCGCGACCTGCTCCCCGCGGACGACCGCTGGCGCCACCGGCACGGCTCGGCCGGACACGGCCGCGACCACGTGCTCCCCGCCTTCGTCGCCCCGCACGCCACCCTCCCCGTGATCGAGGGCCGGATGGAGCTCGGCACCTGGCAGTCGGTCGTCCTGGTCGACACGAACCGCGACAATCCGGACCGGCAAGTGAGACTGAGCTTCCTGAGTTGA
- a CDS encoding SDR family oxidoreductase: MGSYLITGATRGIGRALVDELADDDLILAARDGNALAALCRTLRAARPMPVDLGRPETIAAAVEEVGLPEHLDGIVHAAGVIKLGRVEELSLKTWNEVFAVNVTAIAELTRLVLPPLRAARGTTVFVNSGAGRAVSGRGNGVYSASKHALVALAEALRLEEPAVRVTSVFSGRTATDMQRELRAYEGEEYRPEDYLRPAVVARIIADALRLPADTTVGDLRVMPRG; the protein is encoded by the coding sequence ATGGGAAGCTACCTGATCACCGGCGCCACCAGGGGTATCGGCCGAGCCCTGGTCGACGAGCTCGCCGACGACGACCTGATCCTCGCCGCCCGCGACGGCAACGCGCTCGCGGCGCTGTGCCGGACGCTGCGTGCGGCCCGGCCGATGCCGGTCGACCTCGGCCGGCCCGAGACGATCGCCGCGGCGGTGGAGGAGGTCGGACTGCCGGAGCACCTCGACGGGATCGTGCACGCGGCCGGGGTGATCAAGCTGGGCCGGGTGGAGGAGCTCTCGCTGAAGACCTGGAACGAGGTGTTCGCGGTCAACGTCACGGCGATCGCGGAGCTGACCCGGCTGGTCCTCCCCCCGCTGCGAGCGGCCCGCGGCACGACCGTGTTCGTGAACTCGGGCGCCGGCCGGGCCGTGAGCGGCCGCGGCAACGGGGTCTACTCGGCCAGCAAGCACGCGCTGGTGGCGCTCGCCGAAGCACTCCGGCTCGAGGAGCCGGCCGTGCGCGTAACCAGCGTGTTCTCCGGCCGTACGGCCACGGATATGCAGCGTGAGCTGCGCGCCTACGAGGGCGAGGAGTACCGGCCAGAGGACTATCTGCGCCCCGCCGTGGTCGCCCGGATCATCGCCGACGCGCTACGGCTGCCCGCCGACACCACCGTCGGCGACCTGCGGGTGATGCCGCGCGGCTGA
- a CDS encoding IS110 family transposase has product MYDTSGIGVFLGLDVGKGEHHAHGLTPAGKRACLMECVSG; this is encoded by the coding sequence GTGTACGACACCAGCGGTATCGGGGTCTTCCTCGGCCTGGACGTGGGCAAGGGCGAGCACCACGCCCACGGGCTGACCCCGGCCGGCAAGAGAGCGTGTCTAATGGAGTGTGTAAGCGGGTGA
- a CDS encoding IS256 family transposase: MDQVLSVEAEEHLVEELEQVEGARRVAAILAPEAIDSLLAEAEKAGGGAQELLAAITKAVLERALQVEMADHLGYEKGDPAGVGSPNSRNGSYPKTVVTASGPVRLQVPRDRAGSFEPRIVPKRTKRLGQVDEMILSLYARGMSTRDIRDHLAEVYGAEISPALVSNVTEVVREEIAEWQNRALDAVYPILYIDAIVVKVRESGSVVNKAAHLVIGVDTDGYKQVLGIWIEQKEGSRFWLNVLTSLRNRGLKDALVVCCDGLSGLPEAIGHVWPEAIVQTCVVHLIRTSMRYVAYADRKKIAAALRPIYTAANASAAEAALEALRGTFARSAPGVISAWERSWETFIPFLDFPLELRRVIYTTNAIESMNFQLRKISKTRGHFPDDDAAIKLLYLGIRRIEGRHIDGEGRHVPAGQLRGTGTYGWKRALNDFAIRFPGKLPV, translated from the coding sequence ATGGACCAGGTGCTGTCGGTGGAGGCCGAGGAGCATCTGGTGGAGGAGCTCGAGCAGGTCGAGGGTGCCCGTCGGGTCGCTGCGATCCTGGCTCCGGAGGCGATCGACTCTCTGCTGGCCGAGGCCGAGAAGGCCGGGGGCGGGGCGCAGGAGCTGCTGGCTGCGATCACCAAGGCGGTGCTCGAGCGGGCGCTGCAGGTGGAGATGGCGGATCACCTCGGCTACGAGAAGGGGGATCCGGCCGGGGTCGGCTCGCCCAACTCGCGCAACGGCTCCTACCCCAAGACCGTGGTCACCGCGTCCGGGCCGGTGCGCCTGCAGGTCCCGCGTGATCGGGCCGGCTCGTTCGAGCCGCGGATCGTGCCCAAGCGCACCAAGAGGCTCGGGCAGGTCGACGAGATGATCCTCTCGCTCTACGCCCGGGGGATGTCCACCCGCGACATCCGCGACCACCTCGCCGAGGTCTACGGCGCCGAGATCTCCCCCGCGCTGGTCTCCAACGTGACCGAGGTGGTGCGCGAGGAGATCGCCGAATGGCAGAACCGCGCGCTCGACGCGGTGTATCCGATCCTTTACATCGACGCGATCGTGGTGAAGGTCCGCGAGTCCGGCAGCGTCGTGAACAAGGCCGCGCACCTGGTGATCGGCGTGGACACCGACGGGTACAAGCAGGTGCTCGGCATCTGGATCGAGCAGAAGGAGGGCTCCCGGTTCTGGCTCAACGTCCTGACCTCCCTGCGCAACAGGGGCCTGAAAGACGCCCTCGTCGTGTGCTGCGACGGGCTGAGCGGGCTGCCCGAGGCGATCGGGCACGTATGGCCCGAGGCGATCGTGCAGACCTGCGTGGTCCACTTGATCCGCACCTCGATGCGGTATGTCGCCTACGCCGACCGCAAGAAGATCGCCGCCGCGCTGCGCCCGATCTACACCGCCGCGAACGCCTCGGCCGCCGAGGCCGCGCTCGAAGCGCTGCGCGGCACGTTCGCCCGCAGCGCACCCGGGGTGATCTCCGCATGGGAGCGGTCCTGGGAGACGTTCATACCGTTTCTCGACTTCCCCCTCGAGCTGCGACGGGTCATCTACACGACCAACGCCATCGAGTCGATGAACTTCCAGCTCCGCAAAATCAGCAAGACCCGCGGGCACTTTCCCGACGACGACGCCGCGATCAAACTGCTCTACCTCGGCATCCGCCGCATCGAGGGCCGCCACATCGACGGCGAGGGCCGCCACGTGCCGGCCGGACAGCTACGCGGCACCGGAACCTACGGCTGGAAGCGGGCCCTGAACGACTTCGCGATCCGCTTCCCCGGCAAACTCCCGGTCTGA
- a CDS encoding NAD(P)H-binding protein, whose product MILVTGATGNVGRELVRTLDAAGERIRILVRDPTRAAGLCDKTSVAVADLTQPTGLKAAFDGVDRLFLLTQGTGIDQAANAVAAAVAAGVRRIVLLSSVNVIGDPVPAMGRWHHARERLVLDSGIPATILRPSGFMTNALEWAPTIREGNYVLDPTGPGRFSLIDPADIADVAARALLEDGHEGEIYALTGDEVRTTAEHVRILADVLGRTIEVRTAATAEDAVRARYANGAPPALAAALLEAITAMRADTDGFRTDDVRQVLRRSPRTFEPWCVRHAEAFDR is encoded by the coding sequence ATGATCCTGGTAACTGGTGCGACCGGAAATGTGGGGCGCGAGCTCGTGCGCACGCTCGACGCGGCCGGCGAGCGGATCCGCATCCTGGTCCGCGATCCAACCCGAGCCGCAGGGCTCTGTGACAAGACATCCGTCGCTGTGGCGGATCTGACGCAGCCGACCGGCCTTAAGGCCGCGTTCGACGGCGTGGACCGGCTCTTTTTGTTGACTCAGGGCACCGGGATCGACCAGGCGGCCAACGCCGTCGCCGCGGCGGTCGCCGCCGGGGTGCGTCGCATCGTGCTCTTGTCTTCGGTGAACGTCATCGGCGACCCGGTGCCCGCGATGGGCCGGTGGCACCACGCCCGCGAGCGGCTCGTGCTCGACTCCGGCATCCCCGCGACGATCCTGCGGCCGAGCGGCTTCATGACCAACGCGCTGGAGTGGGCGCCGACGATCCGCGAGGGCAACTATGTGCTCGATCCGACCGGGCCGGGCCGTTTCTCGCTCATCGATCCCGCCGACATCGCCGACGTCGCGGCCCGCGCTCTGCTCGAGGACGGACACGAGGGGGAGATCTACGCGCTCACCGGCGACGAGGTGCGCACCACGGCAGAGCACGTACGCATCCTCGCCGACGTCCTCGGCCGCACCATCGAGGTGCGTACGGCCGCGACGGCCGAGGACGCCGTCCGCGCGCGTTACGCGAACGGCGCTCCGCCAGCTCTCGCCGCCGCCCTGCTGGAAGCGATCACCGCGATGCGCGCCGACACGGACGGCTTCCGGACCGACGACGTCCGACAGGTGCTCAGGCGCAGCCCGCGCACCTTCGAACCCTGGTGCGTGCGCCACGCCGAGGCATTTGATCGGTAA
- a CDS encoding MarR family winged helix-turn-helix transcriptional regulator, with protein MPGFLDLHGRTNKAVRAAADARIRRHGLHLGQDHLLALLWAQDGRTPGELAAALEVSTPTVVKAATRMSAAGLLERRPDERDHRLVRIWLTDAGRALQLPIEQERRRLEEELIADLSPAERDQLLAALAKVHQAASRLQQDSV; from the coding sequence GTGCCCGGATTCCTCGACCTGCACGGCCGGACCAACAAGGCCGTCCGCGCCGCCGCCGACGCCCGCATCCGCCGCCACGGCCTGCACCTCGGCCAAGATCACCTGCTGGCGCTGCTCTGGGCCCAAGACGGCCGCACCCCCGGTGAACTCGCCGCGGCCCTCGAAGTCAGCACCCCCACCGTCGTCAAGGCCGCGACCCGGATGTCCGCTGCCGGCCTCCTCGAACGCCGCCCCGACGAGCGCGACCACCGCCTCGTGCGCATCTGGCTCACCGATGCCGGCCGCGCCCTGCAGCTCCCGATCGAGCAGGAGCGGCGCCGCCTCGAAGAGGAGCTCATCGCAGACCTCAGCCCCGCCGAGCGCGATCAGCTACTCGCCGCCCTCGCCAAGGTGCACCAAGCGGCGTCTCGCCTCCAGCAGGATTCCGTGTAA
- a CDS encoding arylamine N-acetyltransferase family protein has translation MNEVSVTAHLERIGLPHPDRPDLDYLRRLHSRHLHAVPFENLSIHLGEDVPLNEDALFDKIVTRRRGGYCYELNGLLAALLRALGYQVSLLAVRVHGDNGFSPPFDHLALRVDLDEPWLVDVGFGRHSEFPLRLDYRDEQKDPGGVFRIEATPDGDLDVYRDGTPAYRIEQRPRELADFTIAHGFQRFSPTSHFTRSPFCTILTDDGMITLAGRKLITTTQDGVRTEETLEDDAQVLAAYRTHFGLTLARVPDHSQDV, from the coding sequence GTGAATGAAGTATCTGTCACTGCGCACCTGGAGCGGATCGGCCTGCCGCATCCCGACCGCCCCGACCTGGACTATCTGCGCCGGCTGCACAGTCGGCACCTGCACGCCGTGCCGTTCGAGAACCTGAGTATTCACCTCGGCGAGGACGTGCCCCTGAATGAGGACGCACTCTTCGACAAGATCGTCACCCGGCGGCGCGGCGGCTACTGCTACGAGCTGAACGGGTTGCTCGCCGCGCTACTGCGCGCCTTGGGTTACCAGGTAAGCCTGCTCGCCGTGCGCGTGCACGGCGACAACGGCTTCAGCCCGCCGTTCGACCACCTCGCGCTGCGCGTCGACCTCGACGAGCCGTGGCTCGTGGACGTCGGCTTCGGCCGGCACAGCGAGTTCCCGCTGCGCTTGGACTACCGTGACGAGCAGAAGGATCCCGGCGGCGTCTTCCGCATCGAGGCGACGCCCGACGGCGACCTCGACGTCTACCGCGACGGAACCCCGGCCTACCGCATCGAGCAGCGCCCGCGCGAGCTCGCCGACTTCACGATCGCGCACGGGTTCCAGCGGTTCTCGCCCACGTCCCACTTCACCCGCTCACCGTTCTGCACCATCCTGACAGACGATGGCATGATCACCCTGGCCGGCCGTAAGCTGATCACCACCACCCAGGACGGCGTGCGCACTGAAGAAACGCTCGAGGACGACGCGCAGGTGCTCGCCGCCTACCGCACACACTTCGGCCTCACGCTCGCCCGTGTGCCCGACCACAGTCAGGATGTATAG
- a CDS encoding UbiA family prenyltransferase → MFVLFASYAALGIAQAGRPNAYLPLTGILVTIAGFLIFSVACNDLADEAIDRVNLPGDRRRPLVGGDASRTQLSTTGIIGAIAALAASAALGWLAVLVVAVGLVLSAAYSLRPFRFAERGVLAPLVLPACYVAVPFLLGVDAAHRPVTSHDFVLLGGLYLGFIGRIVLKDFRDVRGDALFGKRTFLVRHGRRATCALSMICWSAGSLIIVIGSTRDTSEGLVADAILGVLAACSVKLINMLSHCSEHRRDERLISAIAILGRGMIVVLLAEFSIYAKAVAPTLALPLLLLLALLTLSQTAAMVVYGPRPRRSDVDRLLSEEPTPVQGLSRA, encoded by the coding sequence GTGTTCGTGCTCTTCGCCTCGTACGCGGCGCTCGGCATCGCGCAGGCCGGACGGCCGAACGCCTACCTGCCGTTGACCGGGATCCTCGTGACGATTGCGGGATTCCTCATCTTCTCAGTGGCCTGCAACGATCTCGCGGACGAGGCGATCGACCGGGTCAACCTCCCCGGCGACCGACGCCGGCCGCTCGTCGGCGGGGACGCCAGCCGGACTCAGCTCTCGACGACCGGGATCATCGGAGCGATCGCGGCGCTCGCCGCGAGCGCCGCCCTTGGCTGGCTTGCAGTGCTGGTCGTCGCAGTGGGCTTGGTGTTGAGCGCCGCCTACTCGCTGCGGCCGTTCCGCTTCGCCGAACGCGGGGTGCTCGCGCCGCTGGTGCTGCCCGCCTGCTACGTCGCGGTGCCTTTCCTGCTCGGCGTGGACGCGGCTCATCGCCCGGTCACCAGCCACGACTTCGTCCTGCTCGGCGGGCTCTACCTCGGCTTCATCGGACGCATCGTGCTCAAAGACTTCCGCGACGTGCGCGGCGATGCGCTCTTCGGCAAGCGCACGTTCCTGGTGCGGCACGGCCGACGCGCGACCTGCGCGCTGAGCATGATCTGCTGGAGTGCGGGAAGTTTGATCATCGTGATCGGCAGCACTCGCGACACGAGCGAGGGCCTCGTCGCCGACGCGATTCTCGGTGTGCTCGCGGCTTGCTCCGTCAAGCTGATCAACATGCTGTCTCATTGTTCTGAACATCGCCGTGATGAACGACTCATCAGTGCGATCGCGATCCTCGGTCGCGGGATGATCGTCGTCCTACTGGCGGAGTTCTCGATTTACGCCAAAGCAGTCGCGCCGACGCTCGCGCTGCCGCTGCTTCTCCTCCTCGCACTCCTCACGCTGTCACAGACTGCTGCGATGGTCGTGTACGGCCCGCGTCCGCGCCGCTCCGACGTCGACCGCCTGCTGTCGGAGGAGCCGACACCGGTCCAAGGTCTCAGTCGGGCGTAG
- a CDS encoding response regulator — translation MTDEDGVGAEDRDAPLRVLIVDDHPIWRDAVARDLAAAGFDVRASVGEGRQAVRIVPGLGCDVAVLDLHLPDLSGPELIRGLLQRCPALRILVLSASGEHQDVLDAVKAGASGYVLKSASSGELVDAARRTAAGDAVFTPGLAGLVLGEYRRLADRATGPETDTPRLTEREMQVLRLVATGLTYRQIAERLTLSHRTVQNHVQNTLTKLQLHNRVELVRYALDNGLGDDAAE, via the coding sequence ATGACGGACGAGGACGGTGTCGGCGCTGAGGACAGAGACGCGCCGCTACGGGTGCTGATCGTCGACGACCACCCCATCTGGCGTGACGCGGTGGCCCGCGACCTGGCCGCGGCAGGCTTCGACGTGCGCGCAAGCGTCGGCGAGGGGCGGCAGGCGGTCCGCATCGTGCCGGGACTCGGCTGCGACGTCGCGGTACTCGACCTGCACCTGCCCGATCTGTCCGGGCCCGAGCTGATCCGCGGGCTGCTGCAACGCTGCCCTGCGCTGCGCATCCTCGTGCTCAGTGCGAGCGGCGAGCACCAGGACGTACTCGACGCCGTCAAAGCCGGCGCGTCCGGCTACGTACTCAAGTCCGCGAGCAGCGGGGAACTGGTGGACGCCGCGCGTCGCACCGCCGCCGGTGACGCCGTCTTCACGCCCGGGCTCGCGGGCCTGGTGCTCGGCGAATATCGCCGCCTCGCCGACCGCGCGACCGGCCCGGAGACCGATACGCCGCGGTTGACCGAGCGGGAGATGCAGGTGCTGCGCCTCGTCGCGACCGGCCTGACCTACCGGCAGATCGCCGAACGGCTCACCCTCTCGCATCGCACCGTGCAGAACCACGTCCAGAACACCTTGACGAAGCTTCAGCTGCACAACCGCGTCGAGCTCGTCCGCTACGCGCTGGACAACGGCCTCGGTGACGACGCGGCTGAGTAG
- the macS gene encoding MacS family sensor histidine kinase codes for MSPESASPPRPLRVAAAALAARVERTPVDGVSALLWRAVSMFRLLSCAYAVTLTVHYGHNYAHPVGGYAVAVAMALWSVASILGYARYRPAPDRRTRPALPPLLVADLVVTLGCLLATRWIVPPGQNPQILPMLWVASVVLAWGVVGGSGAGTAAALALSVGDVFVRDNVNEGTLNLAILILLPGALIGYVADLATRVEEQSRRAAHLEAATIERERLARAVHDSVLQVLALVQRRGAEIGGPAAELGRLAGEQETALRALVAIGPLSRTPAGTSDLCSALRAFEAPRVTLALPAEPIALPSVDCAELAAAVGAALDNVIKHTGPDTRVWILAEAGAGTVSVTVRDDGPGIEPGRLEKAEAEGRLGIAQSIRMRTIRLGGTVSIVAPPGQGTEIELRLPMRSVSIEEGAA; via the coding sequence ATGAGCCCCGAGTCCGCGTCGCCGCCCCGCCCGCTGCGCGTTGCCGCCGCGGCGCTGGCGGCGCGCGTCGAGCGCACCCCGGTCGACGGCGTCAGTGCACTGCTTTGGCGAGCCGTGTCCATGTTCCGGCTGCTGTCCTGCGCCTACGCCGTGACCCTGACGGTGCATTACGGGCACAACTATGCGCATCCGGTGGGCGGCTACGCCGTGGCCGTGGCGATGGCGCTCTGGAGCGTCGCGAGCATCCTGGGATACGCGCGGTATCGGCCCGCTCCGGACCGCCGAACGCGACCGGCGCTGCCGCCGCTGCTCGTCGCGGACCTCGTCGTCACCTTGGGATGCCTGCTGGCTACCCGCTGGATCGTGCCGCCCGGGCAGAACCCGCAGATCCTCCCGATGCTCTGGGTCGCGTCGGTCGTGCTTGCCTGGGGCGTGGTCGGGGGGAGCGGGGCCGGCACGGCGGCGGCCCTCGCGCTCTCGGTCGGAGACGTGTTCGTGCGCGACAACGTCAACGAGGGAACGCTCAATCTCGCGATCCTGATCCTGTTGCCGGGTGCCTTGATCGGTTACGTCGCGGACCTCGCCACCCGAGTCGAGGAGCAGTCCCGGCGCGCCGCGCACCTCGAGGCGGCGACCATCGAACGCGAACGCTTGGCCCGCGCCGTGCACGACTCCGTGCTGCAGGTGCTCGCACTGGTCCAGCGGCGCGGCGCCGAGATCGGCGGCCCGGCGGCGGAACTCGGCCGACTCGCCGGAGAGCAGGAGACGGCTCTACGCGCGCTCGTCGCCATCGGACCGCTCTCGCGCACGCCTGCGGGCACCTCGGATCTGTGCAGCGCGTTGCGCGCCTTCGAGGCTCCGCGGGTGACGCTCGCATTGCCGGCCGAGCCCATCGCGCTGCCTTCTGTCGACTGCGCCGAGTTGGCCGCCGCGGTAGGCGCCGCGCTGGATAACGTGATAAAACACACGGGTCCGGATACTCGGGTGTGGATCCTTGCGGAAGCCGGGGCGGGCACCGTCAGCGTGACCGTGCGGGACGACGGCCCCGGCATCGAGCCGGGACGGCTGGAGAAAGCCGAGGCCGAGGGCCGTCTCGGCATCGCCCAGTCGATCCGGATGCGCACGATCCGGCTCGGCGGCACCGTCTCCATCGTCGCGCCACCGGGTCAGGGCACAGAGATAGAGCTACGGCTGCCGATGCGGTCCGTGTCGATTGAGGAGGGCGCGGCATGA
- a CDS encoding excinuclease ABC subunit UvrA, which translates to MMKSGSSVASAADPRANGTVRVRGAREHNLKNVDVDIPRDALVVFTGISGSGKSSLAFGTLYAEAQRRYFESVAPYARRLIEQVGAPDVGSIDGLPPAVALQQQRNVGNARSSVGSVTTISSLVRMLYSRAGSYPPDQPMLYAEDFSPNTVQGACPTCHGLGRVYDVTEQSLVPDDSLTIRERAIAGWPGAWHGQNLRDVLVSLGYDVDKPWRDLPKKQRDWILFTDEQPTAPVYAGFTPKETRAAIKEGMEPSYQGTFTGAKRYVLHTFANSKSTKMKARVAQFMTGGDCPACGGKRLKPEALSVNFEGLDISELTRLPLSELADLLKRVTSETRPSARHGSDLRGEKRVAARRLAAELLERLKPIVDLGLGYLSLDRATPTLSSGELQRLRLASQLSSRLFGVVYVLDEPSAGLHPADGDALLVILQGLKDSGNSVFVVEHAMDVVRAADWLVDIGPAAGEAGGEVLYSGPPAGLADVEASATRRYLFAQAGTVVRREPRRQREWLRLEGVTRNNLRGLDVAFPFACLTAVTGVSGSGKSSLVSQALPELVAGHLGRPLDDSDAGPDDDADPLLAPTSETAEGHIVGGLGNVRRVVRVDQKPIGRTPRSNVATYSGLFDHVRKLFADTPKARQRRYGVGRFSFNVAQGRCPTCEGEGFVTVELLFLPSVYAPCSTCHGSRYNAATLEIEWNGRDIAQVLASSIDEACDFFAQEASVMRSLTVLRDVGLGYLRLGQPATELSGGEAQRVKLATELQRAQRGDTLYILDEPTAGLHPADTDRLMRHLQGLVDAGNTVVIVEHDMRVVAQTDWVIDLGPGAGDDGGRIVAAGTPADVAGTRDSRTAAYLAAVF; encoded by the coding sequence ATGATGAAGAGCGGCTCCTCCGTTGCGTCGGCAGCTGACCCACGCGCGAACGGAACCGTGCGCGTACGGGGCGCGCGCGAGCACAACCTCAAGAACGTCGATGTCGACATTCCGCGCGACGCACTCGTGGTGTTCACGGGCATCTCCGGATCCGGCAAGTCTTCGCTCGCGTTCGGCACGCTGTACGCGGAGGCGCAGCGGCGGTATTTCGAGTCGGTGGCGCCGTACGCGCGTCGCCTCATCGAGCAGGTCGGTGCGCCCGACGTCGGCTCGATCGACGGACTGCCGCCGGCCGTCGCGCTGCAGCAGCAGCGGAACGTGGGCAACGCGCGTTCCTCGGTCGGGAGCGTGACGACCATCTCGAGCCTCGTCCGCATGCTCTACTCGCGGGCCGGGTCCTATCCGCCGGATCAGCCGATGCTCTACGCCGAGGACTTCTCCCCGAACACCGTCCAAGGGGCGTGCCCGACGTGTCATGGGCTTGGCCGCGTGTACGACGTGACCGAGCAGTCGCTGGTGCCGGACGACTCGCTGACGATCCGGGAACGCGCGATCGCCGGGTGGCCGGGGGCTTGGCATGGGCAGAACCTTCGGGACGTGCTGGTCTCGCTCGGGTACGACGTCGACAAGCCGTGGCGTGACCTGCCGAAGAAGCAGCGCGACTGGATTCTGTTCACTGACGAGCAGCCGACCGCGCCCGTCTACGCGGGCTTCACGCCCAAAGAGACGAGGGCGGCGATCAAGGAGGGCATGGAGCCGAGCTATCAGGGCACGTTCACGGGTGCCAAGCGCTACGTGCTGCACACCTTCGCCAACAGTAAGAGCACGAAGATGAAGGCGCGCGTGGCCCAGTTCATGACTGGCGGCGACTGCCCGGCATGCGGTGGGAAGCGGCTGAAGCCGGAAGCCTTGTCAGTGAACTTCGAAGGGCTTGACATCTCCGAGCTGACACGGCTGCCGTTGTCCGAGCTGGCGGACCTGCTCAAGCGCGTGACGAGCGAAACCCGGCCGAGTGCACGACACGGATCGGACCTCCGCGGCGAAAAGCGCGTCGCCGCAAGGAGACTGGCCGCGGAACTGCTCGAACGCCTCAAACCGATCGTCGATCTCGGACTCGGCTATCTCTCGCTCGATCGCGCCACGCCGACGTTGTCGTCGGGCGAGCTGCAACGCCTGCGCCTCGCCAGCCAGCTGTCCTCGCGTTTGTTCGGCGTCGTATACGTTCTGGACGAACCCTCGGCCGGCCTGCACCCGGCGGACGGTGACGCGCTGCTCGTGATCCTCCAAGGCCTGAAGGACAGCGGCAACTCAGTGTTCGTCGTCGAACATGCGATGGACGTGGTCAGGGCCGCGGACTGGTTGGTCGACATCGGGCCGGCGGCGGGAGAGGCGGGCGGTGAGGTGCTGTACAGTGGGCCACCCGCCGGGCTCGCCGACGTCGAGGCCTCCGCCACTCGCCGCTACCTGTTCGCGCAGGCCGGCACCGTCGTCCGGCGCGAGCCACGGCGGCAGCGGGAATGGCTGCGTCTCGAGGGCGTCACGCGCAACAACCTGCGCGGCCTCGACGTCGCGTTCCCATTCGCTTGTCTCACAGCGGTGACCGGCGTTTCCGGGTCGGGGAAGTCGAGCCTGGTGAGCCAGGCGCTTCCGGAACTCGTGGCCGGGCACCTGGGCCGTCCGCTCGACGATTCGGACGCTGGACCGGACGACGACGCGGATCCGCTGCTCGCGCCGACCTCGGAGACCGCCGAGGGACACATCGTTGGCGGCCTCGGAAACGTGCGACGCGTCGTGCGCGTGGACCAGAAGCCGATCGGACGCACACCGCGCTCCAACGTGGCGACCTACAGCGGCCTCTTCGATCACGTGCGCAAGCTCTTCGCCGACACGCCCAAGGCCCGCCAGCGCCGCTACGGCGTCGGCAGATTCTCGTTCAACGTCGCCCAGGGACGCTGCCCCACCTGTGAAGGTGAGGGCTTCGTGACGGTCGAACTGCTGTTCCTGCCGAGCGTCTACGCGCCTTGCTCGACGTGCCACGGCAGCCGCTATAACGCTGCCACGCTTGAGATCGAATGGAACGGCCGCGACATCGCCCAGGTTCTAGCGTCGAGTATCGACGAAGCCTGCGATTTCTTCGCCCAGGAAGCGAGCGTCATGCGCTCGCTGACCGTGCTGCGTGATGTCGGGCTCGGATACCTCCGGCTGGGCCAGCCGGCGACCGAGTTGTCCGGCGGCGAGGCACAACGCGTCAAACTGGCCACGGAACTGCAACGCGCTCAGCGAGGCGACACGCTCTACATCCTCGACGAACCGACCGCGGGCCTGCATCCCGCCGATACGGACCGGCTGATGCGTCACCTGCAAGGACTGGTGGACGCGGGCAACACGGTCGTCATCGTCGAGCACGATATGCGTGTCGTGGCGCAGACCGACTGGGTGATCGACCTCGGGCCTGGAGCCGGCGACGACGGAGGCCGGATCGTCGCCGCCGGCACGCCCGCGGACGTCGCTGGTACGCGGGACAGCCGCACTGCAGCGTACTTGGCCGCAGTCTTCTAG